The window ATCAATAATTATAGAAATGAAGTCTGGGGGAAAAATCCGATTCCTCCCCCAGCCTTTTTATCATCTCACATCTTACGTCTTACTCGAATCTACTCTTTTTTCTCCGTACCTTCTTGCAGTTTCTTTATAAAGGGAGTGAAAAGGTCAATCGGCACCGGGAAAAGGATAGTGGAGTTCTTTTCTGTTGCTATCTCAGTTAAAGTCTGCAGAAATCTCAG is drawn from Candidatus Zixiibacteriota bacterium and contains these coding sequences:
- a CDS encoding slipin family protein — its product is LRFLQTLTEIATEKNSTILFPVPIDLFTPFIKKLQEGTEKKE